The DNA sequence GGAGCGCCTCCCGCTGGCTCAAGGCGTGCTGGCGGCCATCGTAGCCCCTGGCCTCATAGCTGTTGAAATCCACCTGGTTGCCACCGAAATCGACCTTTGCGGGGAGGGCCGGAGGAAGGACCTCCGCATGGCGGCGCAGGAGGTTGGCCACCCGCAGCAACAGTTCTTCCAGCTCGAAGGGTTTGCCCAAGTGGTCGTCGCCGGTGCGCAAGCCCCTGATACGGTCGGCGGCGGCCGTACGGGCGGTGAGGAACAGCACCGGGGTGGTATTGCCCTCCAAGCGGACCGTTTCCACCACGGAATAGCCGTCCATGCCGGGCAGCATCACGTCCATTACCACCAGATCGAAACGAGCACCACGCAGCCGCTCCAAGGCTTCCGGGCCGCTGGTGGCCATGGTCACATCATGGCCCTCCAGTTCGAAATTGAGCTTCAAGGTGAGGCGCAGGGAGGATTCGTCCTCCACCAACAAGATCCGGTGCCGGATGGCGTCAGCGTCCATGTGGCAAAGTTCGGCCGGATACCTTCGCAACGCGATGCGATTCACCCCGGAACATGCCACCCGCGCCAATGCCCTGCGCCCGGGCACCCTGGTGGAACACCTCGGAATAACCTACCACGTGGACGGTGATGGGAACATGTGCGCCACCATGCCCGTGGAAGCGAGGACCCATCAGCCCATGGGCCTGCTGCACGGTGGGGCCACGGCGGCCCTGGCCGAATCGCTTGGCAGCATGGCATCGGCGCTGATCGTGGACCTGGAAAGGCAGGCCGTGGTCGGCATCGAGGTGGCCGCCAACCACCTGAAGGGGGTGCGCAGCGGCCTGGTCACCGCCACCGGCGAGATCATCCACCTGGGGCGCACCACCCACGTATGGGACATCCGCGTGCGCGACGAACAAGGCGCGTTGGTGGCCGTTTGCCGGTTGACCAATCTGGTGATCGAACGGCGCTGATATGGTGGACATGCTCGGGGCCTTGCGCCATGTCCTGGAACAGGGGATCCCCTTCGCGGCTTTCCGCTGGAAGGGAATTACCCGGCTTTGGGCCACCCAACAGTTCGTGCATGCCGATCCCGCCCAACTTGAGCTCAACAGCCGGTGTTTTTTGGTCCGGCCGTTCGACCGGAATGGTCCATGGGGCGCCATCCTGGACCCTGAGGTGGAGTTGGACCTGGATGCCCAGCGGATCGACCTGGATGCTATCACGCCGCTGCAGGGCTTCACCATTCCCTTGGCAGATAGGCCGCCGGTGGCTTGGGCGCGGGAGGACCACCTGGTCGCCGTGGAAGAGGCGAAGCGGCACATGCAGGATGATGGTCTGCACAAAGTGGTCCTCGCGCGCACCCTCTCCATCCCCTTCCCCATCCAGCGACTGCCCGAGCTTTTCATCGAAGGTCTCGCGGCCCATCCGAACGCCTTCGTATGCATGGTCAACTCCCCCTTCGGCTTGTGGCTGGGCGCTTCACCGGAGAGGCTGGTATCGGCGGAAGGTGGCCAGGTGGCCGTGGATGCCATCGCGGGCACGATGCCACTTGATGCGGCTCCGAAGCATGAGGCCGGATGGGGCGCGAAGGAGCGGGAGGAACAGGAGATCGTGACCCTGGCCGTGGAGGAAGCGTTCCGGGAACTTGACCTGCGGGAGGTGACCAGGGAAGGTCCGGACGTATTGCGCGCAGGCCACATGGCCCATTTGCATACGCGCTTGCATGCCCGCATGGGTGGCGTGCCGCTCGCCCGGATCGTGGACCGGTTGCACCCGACGCCTGCCGTGTGCGGCACGCCTACGGAGGCGGCCATCCGCTTCATCCGGGAACACGAGCCGCAGGACCGTTCGCTCTATGGCGGCTGCTGGGGGCCATGGGACGTGGACGGCCGAACGGAATTGTTCGTGAACATCCGTTGCCTGCGTGCCACCCAGGACCACGTGCACATCCATGTGGGTGGGGGCATCACGGCGGCCAGCGTGCCGGAGGATGAATGGCGTGAGACGGAACTCAAAGCCCAGGCCTGGCTGCGACCCATCGAGGCCATGCTGGCCCGGATACCTTAGCGCCCATGCCCACCAGCGACCATTTCGCCGCCGCCGAACTCGCTCGGCTCTGTGCCGCCAAGGGCATCCGCCGCGCGGTGGTCAGCCCAGGCTCGCGCAACGCTCCCTTGGTGATCGCCTTCGATGGCGAACCGGCGATCCAGTGCCTGCAGGTGATCGATGAGCGCAGCGCGGCCTTCTTCGCCCTGGGCATGGCACAGCGGGCACATGCACCCGTGGTGCTCATCTGCACCAGTGGCAGTGCCGTGCTCAACTATGGACCCGCCATCGCCGAAGCCTTCTACCAGCGCATACCCCTGCTGGTCATCACCGCAGACCGTCCCGAGGAATGGGTCGATCAAGGCGAGGGGCAGGCCATCCGCCAGGCGGGTGTGCTGGCCCTGCATATGAAACGCAGTGTGCAGTTGCCCAGAAACCCGGCCGATGAACTATCCCGCTGGCACTGCGGCCGGTTGATCAATGAGGCGATCGACGCCACACTGCTGCCCGTGCCGGGTCCGGTGCATGTGAACGTGCCTTTCGCGGAACCACTGTATGGTCAGGTGGAAAAGCACGACCACCCGGCGCGTCCGATCGCGCAGGTGATGACCGAGAGCTTCATCCTGCCCGAACATGCACGCTGGCTGATCCAGCAGGTGTCCAGCACGAGGAAGATGCTGGTGCTCGCCGGGCAGGGCCTATGGAGCCCGCAGTTGAAGGAACAACTCGAACGCTTCGCCGCCCTGCCGCAATGCGCTGTGCTCACCGAGGCCACATCCAATTTGGACGACAGCGCCTTCATCACCTGCATCGACCGGGTGATCGAAGGCGTGAACGATGGCCATGCCGCCGCTCTGAGGCCCGATCTGCTCATCACCTTCGGCGGGGCGGTGGTGAGCAAGCGCATCAAAGGGTTGATGCGTCAATGGAAACCCGCCATGCACTGGCACATCGACATCGGGCAGCGGCACTACGACACCTATCAGAGCCTGACGCATGACATCGCCACCAGCCCGGAGGTCTTCTTCGCGCAACTGGCCGAACAGGTGAAGCCTTCGGAAAACGGGTACGGGGAAGCGTGGCGCGCGATCGACCGCCGGACCACCTCACTGCACCACGCCTACCTGAACGACACGCCATGGTGCGACCTGAAAGCGTTCGAGACCATCCTGGCGAGGATCCCGGAAGGAAGCGATGTGCACCTGGCCAACAGCACGCCCGCGCGCTATGCGATGCTCTTCGAGCGCAACGGCACCCACCGTTGGTACAGCAACCGCGGCACCAGCGGCATTGACGGCTGCGTGAGCACGGCCGTGGGCGCGGCCTTCGTTTCCGAACGCCCCACCACCCTGATCTGCGGCGACACGGCATTCCTGTATGACAGCAACGCGTTCTGGAACAAGCACCTGAGCGGAGACCTGCGCGTGATCGTCATGGACAACGGCGGCGGCAACATATTCCGCTACATCCCCGGCCCGGACAGCGATCCCGCAAGGCTGCACTGGTTCGAGGCACCGCATGGCCGCGACCCCCTGGCCCTGGTGCGCAGCTACGGCCTGCCCAACTACGAGGCCTTCGACAGGGCTTCACTGAAGAACGCGCTGGAACAACTCTACGCGCCCCATGACCGGCCTGCCGTGCTGGTGGTGCGCACCGACGCGGAGATCAGCCCGAAGGTGTTGCGCGGATATTTCAAAGCCTTGCGCGATCCACATGGCCCACCTTGAGACCTGGCTCCACGCCTTCCGTCTGCGCACGCTTCCCCTCGCGGTGAGCAGCATCATCGTGGGCAGCGGGCTGGCCGCCTTCGCCGACGGCTTCCGGCCGCTGGTGATGGCCCTCGCCGTGCTCACGGCCGTTCTGTTGCAGATACTCAGCAACCTCAGCAACGACCTGGGCGACCACCAGCACGGCACCGACAACCCCGACCGCGTGGGACCGCAGCGGGCCGTTCAGAGCGGTGCGATAACGCCCGCGACGATGAAGCGCGCCATGTGGACCTGTGGCCTGCTCGCCTTCGCCAGCGGCCTCGCGCTCATCGTCACCGCGCTCGGCTTCTCCTGGCCCACGTTGGTCTTCCTGTTCATCGGACTGCTGGCGCTGGGCGCGGCGGTGCGCTACACCTACGGACGCAACCCCTATGGATACGGCGGCTTCGGCGATGCCAGCGTATTCCTCTTCTTCGGCCTGGTGGGCGTGCTTGGCACCTGCTACCTCCACACGCAACGGTTCGAGATCGGCCTGCTGCTGCCCGCCGCGGCCTTCGGCTTCTTCAGCGCCGGTGTGCTCAACGTGAACAACCTGCGCGACATCCGCAACGACAAGGCCAGCGGCAAACTGACCCAGGCCGTGCGCATGGGCTTCGAGGGCGGCAAGGGCTACCACGGCATCCTCATCACCGGCGGCCTTTCGTTCCTGATGCTTTTCACCGCGCTGCACTTCCGTGGCATGCCGCAATGGGGCTTCCTCATCACCACCCCCATGCTTGCCGCGCATCTTCGGCAGGTGTTGCGGACGCACGATCCCGCGGCCCTCGATCCGCAGTTGAAGAAGCTGGCGCTGGGTACCTTCGCCACGGCCGTGGCCTTTTCCATCGGCCTGTGGATGGTCTGAATGCTACGCGCACGCTGGATCGAACGCACGCTCACCCCACGCTTCACGCTGGGCACCAGCAAAGGCAGCATCAAGGCCCGTACGGTATGGTACCTGATCGCCTGGGACGATGAACGTCCGGCCGTGAAAGGCATCGGTGAGGCCGCGCTCTTCCCCGGCCACAGCAAGGAATTCCCGGCGGATGTGAAGGTGAAGCTGATCGAGTTGTGTGAACGGACGGACAATTGGGCGCAACGCCTTGGCACCGACCTGGTGGACGTGCCCAGCGTGCGCTTCGCGGTGGAGCAATGCCTGAAGGACCTCGGGGCCGGCGGCACCAAAACGCTCTTCCCATCGGACTTCACCCTGGGCCGCAGGCCGATACCGATCAATGGCCTGGTGTGGATGGGCGACCTGGCCACGATGAGGACACGCATCCGGGAGCGGATCTCCGAAGGCTTCACCACGGTGAAGATGAAGATCGGCGCCATCGGGATCGATGACGAGCTGGCATTGCTGCGGTCGGTGCGCGATGAATATGGTCCGCAGGACATCACCCTGCGCGTGGATGCCAACGGCGCCTTCTCCCTGCAAGAAGCTTCGCGCATTCTGGAAGAACTGGCGAAGCTGCAGGTGCACAGCATCGAACAACCCATCGCGCCTGGCCGCTATGAGGCGATGGCCGAACTCTGCGCCAGCTCACCGGTGCCCATCGCGCTGGACGAGGACCTGATCGGCCTGAACATGCCAGACAGCAAGGTGGACCTGCTCGATCACGTGAAGCCACATTACATCGTGATCAAACCCAGCCTCGTGGGCGGGTGGGCCGCCACACGCGAATGGATCGATCTCGCCGAAGAGCGCGGCATCGGCTGGTGGATCACCTCGGCACTGGAAAGCAGTATCGGCCTCAACGCCATCGCGCAGTTCACCGCCACCCTGCCCATCGCCATGGCGCAGGGACTGGGCACCGGGCAGGTCTACATGGACAACATCCCATCACCGTTGCTGGCGGAACGCGGCTTTCTCCACTACCGCCCCGAAGAAGCCTGGGACCTTTCCTCCCTGGGCATCTGAACATCGCCAGGCATGATGGCCGCCGCACGCGAATACACGGGCATCGCCAAGGCCTTCGAGCGTATCGTCATCGATGGCGAGGAACTCACCGCGTTGATCGCCTATACACGGTTCCACCAAAAGGTGAAGCGCAATGGCCCGGCGTGGATGAAGGCCGTGGAGGACACCCTGTTCGACCTGGGGATGCGCCGTGGCGGCATGCGCGCCACCAGCAGCGGCACCACCGGCCCGCCCAAGCGTTTCACCATAACGCGCCGCGACCTGGTGATGAGCGCACGCCTCACCGGCAAGGCTTTCGGCCTGCGCCCGGGTGATCGGGTGCTGCATGCCCTGCCCAGTGATTTCATCGCAGGCAAAATGATGCTGGTACGCGCCTTCGCCCTGGGCCTCGACCTGCATCTGATCGATCCACGCGGGAGCGTGCTGGAGAAGCTGCGCACCGAAGAGCGCTTCCGTTTCACCGCGCTCGTGCCGCTGCAACTGCATCGTGCCATCCAGGAGGACCGGGCAAGGGTCGAGCGGCAGTTCCGGACGATACTGCTCGGTGGCGGACCCGTGAGCGAGGCTTTGATCGAGGACCTTCAGGACCTGGATGTGGAGGTGTTCCAGAGCTACGGCAGCACGGAGACCGTCACGCATGTGGCGTTGCGCCGCTTGAACGGACCTGATCGCGAAGAGCGGTTCATGGCCATCGGCGATTGCCATTTCGCCCGTGACCCGCGCGGCTGCCTTGTGGTATATACGCCGCACCTCACGACCAGGCAGCATCTCACCAACGACCTGGTGGAATTGATCGACGACCGCCGATTCCGCTGGCTGGGCCGCCACGACAACGTGATCCTCAGCGGCGGCAAGAAGATCTTCCCCGAGCAGCTCGAATCGAGGACCGCCGGGATCATCCCCTATCCGCATTACTTCACCAAGGTGGCCGATGACGTGCTGGGCCAGGCGGTGATGCTGGTGCTGGAGACCGATCGCCCCCAGGAGGATGTGCTGCCCGAGGTGTTGGAAAAGGTGATG is a window from the Flavobacteriales bacterium genome containing:
- a CDS encoding response regulator transcription factor, whose amino-acid sequence is MDADAIRHRILLVEDESSLRLTLKLNFELEGHDVTMATSGPEALERLRGARFDLVVMDVMLPGMDGYSVVETVRLEGNTTPVLFLTARTAAADRIRGLRTGDDHLGKPFELEELLLRVANLLRRHAEVLPPALPAKVDFGGNQVDFNSYEARGYDGRQHALSQREALLLRLLMEQAGEVVSREEILQKVWGYDVFPTTRTVDNFIVSFRKYFEPDPRRPKHFHSVRGVGYKFTH
- a CDS encoding hotdog fold thioesterase, whose amino-acid sequence is MRFTPEHATRANALRPGTLVEHLGITYHVDGDGNMCATMPVEARTHQPMGLLHGGATAALAESLGSMASALIVDLERQAVVGIEVAANHLKGVRSGLVTATGEIIHLGRTTHVWDIRVRDEQGALVAVCRLTNLVIERR
- a CDS encoding chorismate-binding protein, producing MVDMLGALRHVLEQGIPFAAFRWKGITRLWATQQFVHADPAQLELNSRCFLVRPFDRNGPWGAILDPEVELDLDAQRIDLDAITPLQGFTIPLADRPPVAWAREDHLVAVEEAKRHMQDDGLHKVVLARTLSIPFPIQRLPELFIEGLAAHPNAFVCMVNSPFGLWLGASPERLVSAEGGQVAVDAIAGTMPLDAAPKHEAGWGAKEREEQEIVTLAVEEAFRELDLREVTREGPDVLRAGHMAHLHTRLHARMGGVPLARIVDRLHPTPAVCGTPTEAAIRFIREHEPQDRSLYGGCWGPWDVDGRTELFVNIRCLRATQDHVHIHVGGGITAASVPEDEWRETELKAQAWLRPIEAMLARIP
- the menD gene encoding 2-succinyl-5-enolpyruvyl-6-hydroxy-3-cyclohexene-1-carboxylic-acid synthase, with the translated sequence MPTSDHFAAAELARLCAAKGIRRAVVSPGSRNAPLVIAFDGEPAIQCLQVIDERSAAFFALGMAQRAHAPVVLICTSGSAVLNYGPAIAEAFYQRIPLLVITADRPEEWVDQGEGQAIRQAGVLALHMKRSVQLPRNPADELSRWHCGRLINEAIDATLLPVPGPVHVNVPFAEPLYGQVEKHDHPARPIAQVMTESFILPEHARWLIQQVSSTRKMLVLAGQGLWSPQLKEQLERFAALPQCAVLTEATSNLDDSAFITCIDRVIEGVNDGHAAALRPDLLITFGGAVVSKRIKGLMRQWKPAMHWHIDIGQRHYDTYQSLTHDIATSPEVFFAQLAEQVKPSENGYGEAWRAIDRRTTSLHHAYLNDTPWCDLKAFETILARIPEGSDVHLANSTPARYAMLFERNGTHRWYSNRGTSGIDGCVSTAVGAAFVSERPTTLICGDTAFLYDSNAFWNKHLSGDLRVIVMDNGGGNIFRYIPGPDSDPARLHWFEAPHGRDPLALVRSYGLPNYEAFDRASLKNALEQLYAPHDRPAVLVVRTDAEISPKVLRGYFKALRDPHGPP
- the menA gene encoding 1,4-dihydroxy-2-naphthoate octaprenyltransferase — translated: MAHLETWLHAFRLRTLPLAVSSIIVGSGLAAFADGFRPLVMALAVLTAVLLQILSNLSNDLGDHQHGTDNPDRVGPQRAVQSGAITPATMKRAMWTCGLLAFASGLALIVTALGFSWPTLVFLFIGLLALGAAVRYTYGRNPYGYGGFGDASVFLFFGLVGVLGTCYLHTQRFEIGLLLPAAAFGFFSAGVLNVNNLRDIRNDKASGKLTQAVRMGFEGGKGYHGILITGGLSFLMLFTALHFRGMPQWGFLITTPMLAAHLRQVLRTHDPAALDPQLKKLALGTFATAVAFSIGLWMV
- a CDS encoding o-succinylbenzoate synthase, giving the protein MLRARWIERTLTPRFTLGTSKGSIKARTVWYLIAWDDERPAVKGIGEAALFPGHSKEFPADVKVKLIELCERTDNWAQRLGTDLVDVPSVRFAVEQCLKDLGAGGTKTLFPSDFTLGRRPIPINGLVWMGDLATMRTRIRERISEGFTTVKMKIGAIGIDDELALLRSVRDEYGPQDITLRVDANGAFSLQEASRILEELAKLQVHSIEQPIAPGRYEAMAELCASSPVPIALDEDLIGLNMPDSKVDLLDHVKPHYIVIKPSLVGGWAATREWIDLAEERGIGWWITSALESSIGLNAIAQFTATLPIAMAQGLGTGQVYMDNIPSPLLAERGFLHYRPEEAWDLSSLGI
- a CDS encoding AMP-binding protein, translating into MMAAAREYTGIAKAFERIVIDGEELTALIAYTRFHQKVKRNGPAWMKAVEDTLFDLGMRRGGMRATSSGTTGPPKRFTITRRDLVMSARLTGKAFGLRPGDRVLHALPSDFIAGKMMLVRAFALGLDLHLIDPRGSVLEKLRTEERFRFTALVPLQLHRAIQEDRARVERQFRTILLGGGPVSEALIEDLQDLDVEVFQSYGSTETVTHVALRRLNGPDREERFMAIGDCHFARDPRGCLVVYTPHLTTRQHLTNDLVELIDDRRFRWLGRHDNVILSGGKKIFPEQLESRTAGIIPYPHYFTKVADDVLGQAVMLVLETDRPQEDVLPEVLEKVMSALHPHEWPRRVQALRRIQRTSAGKIIRE